The nucleotide window aaacatCCGAGACAGCATGCTGTGCTCTTGTGTAGGGCCGGGGAGGCTGGGAAGGCAGCTGCTTGCCTCCCCCCGCTCTACCAGCTTTGATTCACAAATGGAAACAGAGTcttgaattaaattaaaaaaaaaccgcacacacacacacgcacacgcacacatgACACGGTGCAGAGGCTGTAAAACTCAGAGGCGTGATGCTGGAAAGTCCAGGTGTCCCTGAAGAGATCAGATCAACTAAAGCCAAAGGagggggaaataaataaatgaagggAACCCGGCGGAGGGGATCTTGCTTGTGCCGGTGCTGTCTCCGGCATTGGGTCCTCCCTGTCTGCCCAGGCCCccgtggggacacagggacaagGTCACAGCCCCGTTGTGCCCTGGCCAGGCTGTGGTGGGTTGGGAGAGGCTGGTGGGATGTGCATGTCCTGCTGCATTTGCCTTGGACCCGCTTTCTCCTTTGCCACGTGCTTTGCTTTCGCTCCATCCCGGGACTGAGCTTTTTGCCATCTTGGTCTTCAAGGATGAAGGGGAAAACCCAGCCCCAACTAacccctctcctctctctgcagaAAGTTCTCCTGGAGCTGGGTTTGGTCCAGCTCAATCCTTCCCACCGACAgaagagctctgcagaagaCCTCCTTCCCACGGACTTTCAGAAcagaatgacatttaaaaaacaacccccaaaccctAGAAAAACCCAGCACCCCATAAATCACCAGTTTCTTCCAAAAACTCCtcattccccatcccacccttCCCAAACCTCCCAGAGGACTGACGGATCCCGGCTCCGACACGCCACGCTCCGAGCAATCGCCGCCGGCTGCGGCGAGGATGGAGGGCTGGGAAAGCAACCGAACCGAGCGTGTGAAGAAACAACCTGAAGGCTTTGGACCACCGTCCCCCCGGCCCTCTCCTCTGCGGGAAATGGAAAGCCCCTGGGGCCGCAGCGGCTGGGCTGCGGAtcagctggggagcaggacgTGCTCCAGAAAGTAGGTGATGGAGTCCCAGTGCttccagaggaagaagaggaagaggacgAGCAGGGCGGTGCTGAGGATGCGCATGCGGGTCTTCATGAGCGGGGTGATGAAGTTGGCGATGGTGGAGACGAAGACAAGCAGCACGGCCATCAGGGCCAGGATGACGTTGATGAACTTGCCCAGCAGCGCCCGGGCGTTGGCGTTCTCCACCCCTTCCAGCTGCaccacctgctgctgctgctgctgcagctccagcttggTCACCCGCGTCAGGCAGGACTCCACCGCCTCCTGCGAGGGACGGCACGTCAGGGCCGGCCAGCGGCTCCGGGGATGCCCCATGAGGACTTTTGGTACTCGCCCCATGCTCTGAGATCTTGCTGCTAGAAAGTTTTGCTTGCACAGCTCCAATGGGTGCACGACCTTGTGACAGTGACCACCCCAGCTGGAAAGGGGTTTGACCTCTGCAAACCCTTGGCCCACGCGATGTGCAACGCGTGCCTGTCCCattctgcctgtgctggggaagatCCCGGTGCCGggagcacctgctgcagcagcagagatgacccaaacggggacagcggggactGCGTGTTGGCCCACACGTGGCTTGTAACAGCCCAGCGCTGTAGCCACTCATCCGGAGCCTCGCCCTGCCTCGAGCACCCAGGGACTTTAGCACAGTGGGGACTCGCTGGGGCACAGACAGGGATTTTGAGGACATGGCTTAATTACCTGCTTCTTGCTGCGACAGCATCGCTGTGAGGACCTCATCTGGGGGGTGCTAGAAAAAGGGATcccccttgccccccccttTCCCAGCCCAGGGTCCCTGCCTTGCCCCGTGGATGGAGGGTGCAGCGGGGGGCTGAGCCCTCACACTCGCCTACCTGGATGTCCCGTGCCCTCTCGTAGGACTGGTAGGCCACCTTCTCCTCCATGCTGGCCAGCTCCTGCTTCAGGTTGGTCATTTCGTTCTGGTGCAGCTCGGTGAGGTCAttcagctgctcctccagaCGCTCGTACCTGCGCACGGGGGGTGGAAGGGCACTGGGGTGGGCAGGTCCCCCCGTGGACCCCCGGCTCCCCTTCCCCTGACGCTGGGGAGACCGCTCGGCCCCTCCAACCCACCCCACTCCTGGCTGTAGCTGGTTACGGCTGCCGAAGGGAAAGCATTCCATGATCCTCCACGGGAGTGGTGCTGCCGGGGGGTCTGGCAGCAGGGACTGCAGCTCCCCATGTCGCTGGCATGCAGAGCTTAGCTGGACAAGCCCAGGATGGTGGCTCCGTGGTCCCCAAAAAGCCACCCGGGGTGACGCATGCTGCCACCCTGGCACCCCCCCCATCCCTACCTGTACCGCTCCTCTTGCAAGCACTGTGTCATGTAGGTGTAATCCCGCTGCAGCTGGGCCTTGAGGTCCTCCATGGCATCCTCCAGGTGCGACTGGCTGTCCTTGATCTCCCGGAGCTCCTCCAGGATGGTGTCGAAGTTATTGTGGTGGCTGTCCAGCGTGTTGGACTTGGGGCTCCCCAAGCCGCCGGGTCCTGCCCCTGAGTTGCTGCCACCAGCCGAGCCGGAGGTGGCACTGGAGCACTCGTCGTCACTGCCGTACTTGGGGCTGGAGACCAGGGTGGCACTGCCACTGAGAGCCCGCGAAGCCTCCTCCGGGTGCCCGTCGTCCAGCGTGTCCTTCAGGTGGGCGATGTTGTCCGCGCTGCCGAACTTGTTCCGGATGAGGCTGGCGAACTCCCGGGGCTTGGAGACCACGGCGGTATGGGTGGCCTGGGACAGACCCGAGAGCCCTCCCTTGACGCCCTCCACCACGCCGCCGCCGAAGCCGCTGATGCTGGAGCGAACGTTGGCGCCCACGTCCTTGAGACCCTGGTGCATGTCCCGGAAGACATCCTTGGGCTGCCGGGAAGGGCCATTCTGCTCGATCTCCTTCAGCTTCTTGTGGTAGTGctccagcttcttgtgcagctgCGCGATGGTCTGCGCCGACTTCTGGTTCTTCTTCTCGAAAACCTGCTTGATACGGGAGGCTTGCTGCTTGTCCGCGTTGTTGGCCAGCTTCAGGTACTCGGCCACGTTGTCATCCCGAGCCTCCTGCTCGATCTTGATCTGCTCGGTGATCTTGAGGATCTTCTGGTGCAGGTGCTCGATGGCGGCTTTCGTCCTGTGAGGGTCAGGGGTGCCATCGGGGACGTCCAGGCAGACGGTGCCGTCGGCGTCGCCGTGCCCGGCGGTGGAGGGCAGGCTGAGCGCGGCCACGTCCCCCTTGTCCAGCTGCGAGCAGAGAGAGGAGGGCGATGCTCAGGGGAGGGAGCGAACGcccaggcagccctggggagggggcaggagaggaacggggtggggggcagaggagggagagggaggcaaGAGCTGGGCGGAATACTTAACCAGAGCAATAGTGagaagttgggttttttccatctggTTAAGCATTTCCCAGCCATACCGCTACTGCTGGCATCCCAGGAACAAGCCAGTTAAGAGGGCGCAGCAGCAAAATAATCAGGGTTTCCGGGCTGGGTTGGGGCAATTGCTTTCAGCGCGGAGCATCCGCTGTCGGGAGCGCGACTCTGACTTTCCGCCCTCgctctgtgcagagatgggcaCCCGCGTTTCTGGGCTGCTGGACACCCAGTGCCAGCCAGGGAAAAAGGAGCGAGGAGCTAAAACTGGAACCCATCATCAAATCTCCCACCAAAGCAGCAGTGAGAGCAGGGATTGAGCAACCCGGAGGTATTTTAGTCTCCTTTTCAGACTTTGGCTTTTAGCCTAGATGCACACAGGggtttttcagctgaagaaaaaccCTGCCGTAACCCCATTTGCAGGTTACTCGGGAGCAACTCCTGATCCCCAGAGAGCAGCCGGCTGCAGGTGCAGGGactcctttgctttcttttccaaagtttCTCACCTGGCAATGCCAGACCCCTCTGCAAACACAAGCTGCCACCTAGAAAGTTCAGACATGTGCTgatttccattttacagatggaaaaatcGGAGCATTGGGAGAGGAAATCACTTGCCCGAGGCCACACTTAAAATCACTGGCAGAGCCTGGACTGCAACCCAGGGTCCTGCCTTTCGCTTTCCGACCCAGGCACGCTGCTttgccacttaaaaaaaattaccactAAATCTTTCCAGTTGCTGGGTTTTATATGCAGATTCTTATGCAAATATCAGTGGTTGTATAAATGGCTCCTGGCTTCTAATTAAGAGCTGCTTGAAAGTTAAATACTGTTTGGCAGACCTGAATAATTTCTAATTTCCATCACACTTTCCCCGAATGACCCTTTAATAGGGATAATGCTGCGAGATCATTACTTAGGAGTGTGTTATCACCAGGAAATGCCTTGCGCGGGAGGGAGGAATGTTCTCAAGATGCTGCTTATAAacactcctgcctgcagcaggtcCCGCGTGGGGCTTGGAAAAGCGGGGGTGAACGCTGCCCTCCTGTTATTCCCTTGCGTCTCCTATTTCCCCGGTGCCGctgtcctgccaggagcccgggGGTGTTGGTGCTTTGTGCAGGGGGTCTCCTCGCGGGGGTCTCAGCCTCCTCGGGAGGCGAAAGCAGACAAGCGCCAGCTCGGTGGGAGcgtcccccagccccctccccaaggCTTTCTGCTCTCTCCATTGCAGCAGCGCTGCCGTAAcatggggcaggggctggagggggagagCAAAGGGGAaacccagcagcccccagcccgcagGCAGAtgcggggcagagctgggagctggatcagtgctttttttaaaaagaaaataatgccCGACAAACCTGCGGAGTTTCCAGACCTCGCTGCCAGGCTATTCTTAGCCGCTCGGCCAGGCTGGGCCCTCCAGCTGCCCTGCAAAGGGTTTCGCTTCGGTTTCTTATCAAGGGGCAGAAATTAGAAGCAGCAGGAAACAGACTTTTTGCTCTGATGCCCAATTCTCTGTACAGTAAGGGACAAAGTGgctgtggaaaaggaaaaggaagccCCGGAGATGCCGAAATGGGAAACCCCAACTGGGCCAGTGAAGGGGAGAAGTTACCCAAACTTTGTTTCCAAAGAGGGAAAGGGTTGGGAATCACCCAAACCTTTGCCCCTGCAAAGCCagtcttttggatttatttgtGGGAGTACATTTGGGAGGGCAGGGTGGGTGGTGAACAGCATGGATCTGATGCTGCCCGTACGTGCTGACGTGGCTGGGCTGAAATCCTTTCCCCAAGCACCGCTGAAAGCTCTGCTCTCTCTCAGACGCAGGGCACATCACAGGAAAGCCACATCAGGttattgctttgaaaacaaccaaaaaaagacaaTACCGATCTCTGCAGTATTAACAGACAGTGCCTGCTAAATCCCAGCAAGCCTAAATGACCGTGCAGTGGATTTAATCGGGGGATTAGTAAAAGCCACACTTTCCCTACATGCAGAAAACCTTCTGGTAGGcacatcaaaatgaaaatgttgttttccagtGCTTGTTTTCCTGGTGGGCTcggaggggagagcagggactgatgtgggatgcaggaggaaTGCAGGAcgcaggaagaaaaattattcttatcAACAGAGTTCAACCCAGGAGAGCTGAGATATGCAAAAGGCTCAAGCTAATAAGCTGAGCGAATAGTACTTAGAGGGCCATGGCCGGGCACAATTATGCAATGCTGGTTTATTTGCTGCTGCAGGTTTGATGGAAGAAAGCCCAGGTGAGGAGCTCGGGGCCCAGCAGCTCGCTCGTGGCCGCGTCCCCGGCGCAGGGCTGCGGGTCTCCTGACACACCCGCGACTGGAAGGGATTTAAACCCGTTCTTAAGAAATTGCCTAATTATTGCAAAGTTCAGAACGAAACTCTCAAGACACTCATGCCCTGAACTCTTGTTTTCCATACCCTGTAGCCTACTGGGAAGCGCAGCGGGTGAGCTAACGCCGTGGTTTCTGCTGCATCGACCCCGAGCGAGGACTTTCACTACAAAGGGTGACCGTGGTTCCCAGCTGAAATACAACCCGGGGACGAAACAGCTGTGGGAAGGACCATATGCACCTTCAAGCGTGCAAAAAATAAGTACCACCGAGCTGTCGAGGGATGCTGGCGGGCAGGGCTGACCCGAGGAGCTGCTGCACTGGTCCGGCAGCTCCGCAGCGCGGGTGTCACCGTGCCCCTTGGGGGCTGTGGAAAGCCACAGAGGAGAGGCCACGGCCGGCAGAGAAATGCAGGTGGGCAGTGGACGTGGGGAGCTTGGTTTTGGGGTAGCCGTTCAATGTGGGTGCTTCCACGGCCCCTCTTCCCCAGAGCACTTTATCAGCGTAATTCGGGGCAGCATCTGTGAGGGTGAGTGCAGCGAGCCCAGCATGACAGGGGACGCGCTGGGTGTcaccgtccccgtccccacgtGCGTTTGCAGCCCCGTGCCTCCCGGTGCGGAGCCGCTATTCCCACCAGACCGCGTTACCCACCCCAGGTGTTGAAAATAGAAGCAGGAGCCCTGACTCAGCCTTCCCACCCTCCTTCCAAGCCTGCAGCGGAGACCAAAGCAGGCAGCCCTGTGTCCCCCTCCgcgccctgcctgctgcccgctccCGTGCCACCCCTGGACGGACGCAACGGGCCGGCGGCAGCTCCCTCTGCTAATTTACCAGCctgagaataatttttcttacaTAATGTAGGGAGGCACGTTAAGGGTTTCAGCTCGCAGCGGAGCTTCCCACCCCGTCTTTGCTGCGCCGGCACGGATCACGCCGGTGGGTTTCATTCACCGAGCGCCAGAAACAGAGGTACCGAAAGCCCCCGCGGGTCTCTCTGCCCATCACCACCCTCCCCACGGTCTTGCTCTAACCCCGACGGCTGCCGGCACCTACCTCCATCGCGGGCAGGGCTTGGGTCCCCCGGGGTTAGTTGGCGTGGGCGGCTCGGCCGCGTCCCTGCCGCGGCACGGAGCCTGGCAGCGATGCGCGGGCAGCGCTGGCTGCCATGGCAGGGTGCCTGGCTGGGGGGAAGCGGCAGCTGACGGCAGCAAAGttttggggagcagcagggagggaggaggagagccctCCCGCAGAGCCCCGTCAGGGCTGGCCCCCCGTCCCCGGGCGCTTCCCCAGCGCGCAGGGACTGAGCCGATGGCTGCAGCGGGATTGCCGACTCAGGAAATCTGCAGGAGCTGTTTACAGCTCTCAGTGACTGGAGCTTTCAGGGCTGTAATgcaaccccccctccccgtccctgtGGCGGGATATTCGCACGCCTCCAGCCCCGTACGCTGCCTGTGCCCTGGCGCAGGGGGTCGGGACGGGCCGCTGTCATCTGCTGTGTCACGCACCAGGACGTGAGGCCTGGGAGAGGCAAGGGGAGGCACGCACAAAGCAAAACCCCGGGTGGGACCGATGCACGGGAAAAATACAGCTGTCAAGCAAGGAGCTGGGCAGCCTGAGGGAGCTAATAGCTGGGAACCGGCCACTTGTACCAGGACCAGGTAGCATCCTGGCCCATGCCATGCACTGGGATCGACCCGGATCCATC belongs to Pelecanus crispus isolate bPelCri1 chromosome 17, bPelCri1.pri, whole genome shotgun sequence and includes:
- the TMCC2 gene encoding transmembrane and coiled-coil domains protein 2 gives rise to the protein MFGHGLKHLFHSRRRSREREHQNSQDSLPPHYGMSDHDSPDEKERSPEMHRVSYAMSLHDLPARPTAFNRVLQQIRSRPSIKRGTSLHSGSRRAKSSSLEPQKGSPHLVRKAPQDSSLTAILHQHQGRPRSSSTTDTAILLAESGTVYLLTEDTECLADKLDKGDVAALSLPSTAGHGDADGTVCLDVPDGTPDPHRTKAAIEHLHQKILKITEQIKIEQEARDDNVAEYLKLANNADKQQASRIKQVFEKKNQKSAQTIAQLHKKLEHYHKKLKEIEQNGPSRQPKDVFRDMHQGLKDVGANVRSSISGFGGGVVEGVKGGLSGLSQATHTAVVSKPREFASLIRNKFGSADNIAHLKDTLDDGHPEEASRALSGSATLVSSPKYGSDDECSSATSGSAGGSNSGAGPGGLGSPKSNTLDSHHNNFDTILEELREIKDSQSHLEDAMEDLKAQLQRDYTYMTQCLQEERYRYERLEEQLNDLTELHQNEMTNLKQELASMEEKVAYQSYERARDIQEAVESCLTRVTKLELQQQQQQVVQLEGVENANARALLGKFINVILALMAVLLVFVSTIANFITPLMKTRMRILSTALLVLFLFFLWKHWDSITYFLEHVLLPS